A genomic window from Candidatus Saccharibacteria bacterium includes:
- a CDS encoding alpha amylase C-terminal domain-containing protein, with protein MSKLGVELHDEFAYFRLWAPFARSVAIQGEFSDWAEIPLTKSDQFEEDGTWVTRVADVKPGQSYNYLVTGWRGQKLVRNDPRAKVLTDSDNGMSVIADETFDWGDDNKFRPKPLEEQVLYELHVGTFARPDAATAATFADAITKLDHLKNLGITTIELMPITSMMASFGWGYAPNAVYSVEGAYGGMFGLKNFVKEAHNHGIAVILDLVYNHFIGGSAGLWQFDGWSENKRGGIYFYNDERGDTPWGGRPDYGRAEVRDFILDNVAMWLNDYHIDGMRLDSTIYMRNVNGRNNDPAGDIADAWQLLGDITDLAHKIKPSALMIAEDCAGNDWITKLRADGGCGFDTQWDLGLPHVIRGALDVGGEPAGLSNLNSVMSQKFNGDYRQRIVFADSHDTAANGGARIASVGTADPHNVDARRIAILSSAIALTTPGLPMLLAGSEFLQSGNFNDWQALDWDNLEKFSGIVTAHQHLIALRRNEYGDTTGLTSGEIAVLGSDENFKILTYQRGANKYPVIVVASFNGHRVSDYALPLPEGEWKIRFNSSWKGYSTDFAELKADTITSGQPVDLPPYTVLILTQAVQ; from the coding sequence ATGAGTAAGTTAGGGGTGGAACTGCACGATGAATTTGCCTATTTTCGACTATGGGCGCCATTTGCGCGCTCGGTAGCGATCCAGGGTGAGTTTTCTGATTGGGCTGAGATTCCTCTGACAAAATCCGATCAGTTCGAAGAAGATGGCACTTGGGTGACAAGAGTAGCAGATGTCAAGCCCGGGCAGTCTTATAACTATCTAGTGACAGGATGGCGTGGGCAAAAATTAGTGCGTAATGATCCGCGAGCTAAAGTGTTAACCGATTCCGATAATGGCATGAGTGTGATAGCGGATGAAACATTTGATTGGGGAGATGATAATAAATTTCGGCCGAAGCCGCTTGAGGAGCAGGTGCTATATGAATTGCATGTAGGTACTTTTGCTCGTCCAGATGCAGCGACTGCAGCTACGTTTGCTGATGCTATTACCAAGCTCGATCATCTAAAAAATTTAGGTATTACTACAATAGAGTTGATGCCAATTACTTCAATGATGGCTAGTTTTGGTTGGGGTTATGCGCCGAATGCAGTTTATTCAGTAGAGGGTGCCTATGGCGGTATGTTTGGCCTAAAAAACTTTGTCAAAGAAGCTCATAACCATGGCATCGCAGTCATTTTGGATCTAGTTTACAACCATTTTATAGGCGGCAGTGCGGGACTCTGGCAATTTGATGGTTGGAGCGAGAACAAACGGGGTGGGATTTACTTTTATAACGATGAACGTGGCGATACGCCGTGGGGCGGTCGTCCAGACTATGGTCGGGCAGAGGTGCGAGATTTTATCCTAGATAACGTGGCAATGTGGCTCAATGACTATCATATTGACGGCATGCGGCTCGATAGCACTATTTATATGCGCAATGTTAATGGTAGAAATAATGATCCGGCCGGTGATATTGCAGACGCGTGGCAGTTGCTAGGTGACATTACTGATTTAGCGCACAAGATTAAGCCTTCGGCTCTCATGATAGCGGAAGACTGTGCGGGTAATGATTGGATTACAAAGCTACGAGCCGATGGCGGCTGTGGATTCGATACGCAGTGGGATTTGGGGTTGCCGCACGTTATTCGTGGCGCGCTAGACGTAGGCGGAGAGCCTGCGGGTCTCAGTAATCTTAATAGCGTCATGAGCCAGAAATTTAATGGAGACTATCGGCAAAGGATCGTTTTTGCGGACAGTCATGATACCGCTGCTAATGGTGGTGCCAGAATCGCCTCAGTCGGGACTGCCGATCCGCACAATGTCGATGCGAGGAGGATTGCTATTTTGTCATCGGCTATAGCACTGACGACGCCAGGATTGCCGATGCTACTCGCTGGCTCCGAGTTTTTGCAGAGCGGTAATTTTAATGATTGGCAAGCCCTTGATTGGGACAATCTAGAAAAATTTTCTGGTATCGTCACGGCTCATCAACATCTGATAGCATTGCGACGCAATGAATATGGCGATACGACAGGGCTAACGAGTGGTGAGATAGCAGTACTTGGATCGGATGAAAATTTCAAAATTCTCACATACCAACGTGGAGCCAATAAGTATCCAGTTATTGTTGTAGCTAGCTTTAACGGGCACAGAGTGTCGGATTACGCGTTGCCGCTACCCGAGGGCGAGTGGAAAATCCGGTTTAATTCATCATGGAAAGGTTACTCGACTGATTTTGCCGAGCTAAAGGCTGACACGATAACGTCTGGTCAGCCAGTCGATCTACCGCCGTATACTGTACTGATCCTGACCCAGGCTGTACAATAG
- a CDS encoding FAD-dependent oxidoreductase: MTKEVHDLVIIGAGPSALTAAMYAACENIETILIEKGPVGGIMASVSRIDNYPGFSNGISGKFLTEAFKSQAEKFGAIIRMGEVQKIEKAGEFTIITTDNYTLRARAVLVATGSSYERLCIPGEEEFYGKGIHYSGALDGVVYTDKRLAVVGGANSAVQEAIFLTKFAAHIDLVVRSHIKASDVLRRELFEYINDGRITLHESWIPDRIISVNGQITSLAIREANGNETKTLEVNGVFIFAGIIPSTGFLTGSGIELDQIGYVVTDHGLMTNIPGIFASGDVRSGSTKQISAAVGEGTTAALAIREYLGRLRNR, encoded by the coding sequence ATGACAAAAGAGGTTCACGATTTAGTGATTATTGGTGCTGGACCAAGCGCACTAACTGCTGCAATGTATGCTGCCTGCGAGAATATTGAAACGATCTTAATTGAAAAAGGACCTGTCGGCGGAATTATGGCGAGCGTAAGTCGAATCGATAATTATCCTGGGTTTTCAAATGGTATTAGCGGCAAATTTCTAACAGAAGCCTTTAAATCCCAAGCTGAAAAATTCGGCGCTATAATCCGCATGGGCGAAGTGCAAAAGATCGAGAAGGCTGGCGAGTTTACTATAATTACAACCGATAACTACACTCTAAGGGCTAGAGCTGTATTAGTAGCTACCGGTAGCTCGTATGAGAGACTATGTATTCCCGGAGAAGAGGAATTCTATGGAAAAGGCATCCACTATTCAGGGGCCCTAGACGGTGTTGTATATACAGATAAAAGATTAGCCGTGGTGGGCGGTGCTAATTCGGCAGTCCAAGAGGCTATATTTTTAACCAAGTTCGCAGCTCATATCGATCTGGTGGTGCGTAGTCATATTAAAGCTTCCGACGTTTTGAGAAGAGAATTATTTGAGTATATAAATGACGGCAGAATTACTCTTCATGAAAGTTGGATTCCAGATAGAATTATCTCAGTTAACGGTCAAATTACTTCACTAGCTATCCGTGAGGCTAATGGCAATGAGACTAAAACGTTAGAGGTTAATGGAGTTTTTATCTTTGCCGGAATTATCCCCAGTACTGGATTTCTAACTGGATCCGGTATTGAGCTAGATCAAATAGGTTACGTTGTTACCGATCATGGATTGATGACTAATATACCTGGTATTTTTGCTAGTGGCGATGTTCGGAGTGGCTCTACAAAGCAGATCTCTGCGGCTGTTGGTGAAGGCACTACGGCTGCGCTGGCGATTCGTGAATATCTGGGTAGACTACGTAACCGCTAA
- a CDS encoding cation-transporting P-type ATPase — protein sequence MIFYQKTAEETLSSLNTSPKGITSNEANKRLLAHGPNQLEVKGEPLWKKLAAPFSSLMMLVLVAAGGVSLWQQEFVDAIIIFAIIMISAVIDWFQQWSTERILRSLRHREHEDVEVYRDNIITRVKTEHLVCGDIIILQEGQKIPADARLIESNNLHVDESMLTGESLSVKKTTKQLKGDREVYNQLNMLFSGSFVVTGSGIAAITAIGNDTEFGRLAKLASKIDEKSPVQKKIDDIIRKVILAVFVLAGITLVLELIRGIELVEALRFILAFSVSAVPEGLPVAIAVVLALGMRRMAEEKALVRNMRAIENIGLVTTIATDKTGTLTRNELRVQDVWSPRFNPQAFALQTAFSLNMTKGSISDPLDNALLMYAQKYKVNAPHNLANAELVQVLPFDYRYSMSGNIWRFEKKFEVYVKGAPEKIINQCKMSAAEEVNAMEQLHSFAGKGFRVIAFAQISLSDKIDKLSEIPVKKMKLIGLMAIADELRPGVEAAIRESAGAGVQVRMITGDHSETAYHIAKKIGIANDSLQVYDSRRLMKLNPSELATVVENTRVYARVIPEAKHLILNELNKTDITAMTGDGVNDVPALSRAHVGISMGSGAAIAKDASDIVLLDNNFRSIVTAVHEGRTIVANIRRILVYLLATNAGEVLTTIGALLIGLPLPVLAVQILWINLVTDTFMVIPLGLEPGNKNDMKHPPAKANAPILSNYLISRIVLAALGMSIISLTVFVIFLSTHGEAEARSATFLVLVVIQWINAIAMRGEAPVYRLLRIKNRAFTFALIAAIIVQVVVMLTPFSSILHLNTIHADSWLACLIAAVVMLAIIEIHKYIGRRNHQNIS from the coding sequence GTGATATTTTACCAAAAGACTGCAGAAGAGACTTTATCATCTCTGAATACAAGTCCCAAAGGGATAACCTCTAACGAAGCGAATAAACGTTTGCTGGCGCATGGTCCGAATCAATTGGAGGTCAAAGGTGAGCCACTATGGAAAAAGCTAGCAGCGCCTTTTTCGTCTCTGATGATGTTAGTGCTAGTTGCAGCTGGTGGCGTTAGCTTGTGGCAACAAGAGTTTGTCGACGCCATTATTATTTTTGCCATTATTATGATTAGTGCAGTAATTGACTGGTTTCAACAGTGGTCAACGGAGAGAATTTTACGTAGTTTGCGACATAGAGAGCACGAAGACGTCGAGGTCTATCGCGATAATATAATTACTAGGGTTAAAACAGAGCATTTAGTCTGCGGTGATATTATAATTCTACAAGAAGGACAAAAGATTCCAGCCGATGCCCGTTTGATCGAGTCGAACAACCTTCATGTAGATGAGTCGATGCTAACAGGGGAGTCTCTGTCAGTAAAAAAGACTACAAAGCAGTTAAAGGGCGATAGGGAAGTCTATAATCAGCTGAACATGTTATTTAGCGGCTCTTTTGTAGTGACAGGTTCTGGTATTGCTGCTATAACAGCCATTGGTAATGACACCGAGTTCGGTCGCTTGGCCAAACTGGCGAGTAAGATAGATGAAAAATCACCAGTCCAGAAAAAGATTGACGATATCATTAGGAAAGTTATCTTGGCAGTTTTTGTATTAGCTGGTATAACTCTCGTTCTAGAACTGATACGTGGTATCGAACTAGTAGAAGCATTAAGATTCATTTTGGCATTCTCAGTTTCTGCTGTTCCAGAGGGTTTGCCTGTTGCTATTGCGGTTGTACTGGCTCTAGGAATGCGACGGATGGCCGAAGAAAAAGCTTTAGTTCGCAATATGCGTGCTATTGAAAATATCGGTTTAGTGACGACGATCGCTACTGATAAAACTGGCACACTAACTCGTAATGAATTGAGAGTGCAGGATGTTTGGTCGCCCAGATTCAATCCTCAAGCTTTCGCACTACAAACGGCTTTTTCACTCAATATGACCAAAGGCTCAATCAGTGATCCACTCGATAATGCACTATTAATGTACGCTCAGAAATACAAAGTCAACGCACCGCATAACTTAGCGAATGCGGAGTTAGTACAAGTTTTGCCATTTGACTATCGGTATTCTATGAGTGGCAATATATGGCGATTTGAAAAAAAGTTTGAAGTGTACGTTAAAGGAGCTCCTGAAAAGATTATAAATCAATGTAAAATGTCTGCCGCTGAAGAAGTTAATGCTATGGAACAGTTACATTCTTTTGCGGGAAAAGGGTTTCGGGTAATTGCATTCGCACAAATTTCATTATCCGATAAGATAGATAAATTATCAGAGATCCCTGTTAAGAAAATGAAACTAATTGGTTTAATGGCGATTGCCGATGAGTTGCGTCCCGGCGTAGAGGCAGCTATTCGTGAATCTGCTGGGGCTGGTGTACAGGTGCGAATGATAACTGGTGATCACTCTGAAACTGCCTATCACATCGCCAAGAAAATCGGCATAGCTAATGATTCATTGCAAGTTTACGATAGCAGACGTCTTATGAAACTAAATCCATCCGAACTTGCTACCGTAGTTGAGAATACTCGAGTTTATGCGCGGGTTATACCCGAAGCTAAACATTTAATTCTAAATGAGTTGAATAAGACTGATATTACAGCTATGACCGGAGATGGAGTTAATGACGTTCCGGCTTTGTCGCGAGCGCATGTAGGTATATCTATGGGATCAGGTGCGGCTATTGCTAAGGACGCTAGCGATATAGTGCTGCTAGATAATAATTTTCGATCGATTGTTACAGCTGTTCACGAAGGGCGTACTATTGTTGCTAACATTAGGCGTATTCTGGTTTACCTATTAGCTACCAATGCAGGTGAAGTGTTGACTACGATTGGAGCTTTATTAATTGGTTTACCCCTACCAGTATTGGCTGTGCAAATACTATGGATTAACTTAGTGACAGATACCTTTATGGTGATTCCACTAGGTCTAGAACCTGGTAATAAAAATGATATGAAACATCCGCCCGCGAAAGCCAATGCGCCAATCTTATCTAACTATCTGATTAGTCGTATAGTATTAGCTGCATTAGGTATGTCAATAATATCCTTAACTGTATTTGTTATATTTCTAAGTACGCACGGTGAAGCTGAAGCTCGTTCAGCCACATTCTTAGTTTTAGTTGTTATTCAGTGGATTAATGCTATAGCTATGCGTGGAGAGGCGCCGGTTTATCGTCTTTTGCGAATCAAGAACAGGGCTTTTACGTTTGCACTGATAGCGGCCATAATAGTCCAGGTAGTTGTTATGTTAACTCCATTTAGCTCTATTCTACACCTTAATACTATACACGCTGATTCTTGGCTAGCTTGTTTAATAGCAGCTGTAGTAATGCTAGCAATTATCGAAATTCATAAATACATAGGTCGTCGAAACCATCAAAATATAAGCTAG
- a CDS encoding DNA recombination protein RmuC: MEYFIVALLVIIIIALVGLFISAKKPRKESDQTDQFLQNDLANLRRDIGALSDNLRKTFDERLDKTQDSVHRQLSESSKIINDVSARLTKLDETNKRVVDVADELKTLQNILSNPKQRGVFGEYYLASVLENILPPNQWQAQYKFKDGEIVDAVIFLNKGKILPVDSKFSLENYNRFIEAADKTERAGLLNKVKTDLKGRIDETAKYIRPSEGTMDFAFMFIPSEALYYDLLINNVGQGGSSRDLIEYAFRDKRVIITSPTSFMAYLETVLQGLRSLQIEEQAKEIQVRVGQLGQHLRKYEEYLGKLGGSLGTTVNHFNNAHKEFAKVDKDVVKIAGGETSVDPMLIDKPRSDV, encoded by the coding sequence ATGGAATACTTTATTGTTGCTCTATTAGTTATCATTATCATCGCGCTAGTCGGTCTATTTATCTCCGCCAAAAAACCGAGGAAAGAATCGGATCAGACAGACCAGTTTTTGCAGAATGATCTAGCGAATTTGCGGCGCGATATCGGCGCGCTGAGCGATAATCTACGTAAAACGTTTGATGAGCGACTAGATAAAACGCAAGATTCCGTCCATCGCCAATTGAGTGAGAGTTCGAAAATTATTAATGATGTTAGTGCGCGGCTCACTAAGCTCGATGAGACCAACAAACGGGTTGTTGACGTGGCGGACGAGCTAAAAACGTTGCAGAATATCCTCTCAAATCCTAAACAACGCGGTGTTTTCGGTGAATATTATCTAGCCAGCGTCCTAGAAAATATTTTGCCGCCAAACCAATGGCAGGCGCAATACAAATTCAAAGACGGCGAAATTGTGGATGCCGTGATCTTTCTAAACAAAGGTAAAATCTTGCCAGTCGATAGCAAATTCTCACTCGAAAACTACAATCGTTTTATCGAGGCGGCTGACAAGACTGAGCGAGCTGGTCTGCTCAACAAAGTTAAAACCGATCTAAAAGGTCGAATCGACGAGACAGCCAAATACATTCGACCGAGTGAAGGCACGATGGATTTTGCATTTATGTTCATTCCGAGCGAGGCGTTATACTATGATTTATTGATCAATAACGTCGGTCAGGGCGGTAGCTCACGCGATTTGATCGAATATGCGTTTCGCGATAAACGCGTCATTATCACCAGCCCGACGTCGTTCATGGCATATCTCGAAACAGTATTACAAGGTCTACGCAGTTTGCAAATCGAGGAACAGGCCAAGGAGATCCAAGTTCGCGTTGGACAGCTGGGGCAGCATCTACGCAAATACGAGGAATACCTGGGCAAGCTCGGTGGCAGTCTCGGTACGACGGTCAATCATTTTAATAATGCTCACAAAGAGTTCGCCAAGGTCGACAAAGATGTTGTCAAGATCGCCGGCGGTGAGACCTCGGTCGATCCAATGCTAATCGACAAGCCGCGCAGCGACGTCTAA
- a CDS encoding aquaporin: protein MATKKASSKKPTSTKKSVAAKPAAVTKVTAKKSSEASTTTIKPGALIAELLGTFVLAGAVISLAANANFGVVGISLILAILVVVFGAISGAHLNPAITIAQYVNRKIGGLKALTYVVSQVLGAILALAILAGVSSANWDYNAAVKTAVENAGVSSSAIETAGGIEKWSETYGGIEAVAAQVGVENKAPETFTVSKMASGKEWVAFLTEILGALVFGLGVGYAVFGKSKSRIEAGLAVGLGLLAGLVIGGATVILNPAVAGAIGGFHWANPFGADAGVFWWPVLVYIVGTTVGMTAGVTAYRFLAKDAEQA from the coding sequence ATGGCTACAAAAAAAGCCTCGTCGAAGAAACCTACTTCGACAAAAAAGTCCGTTGCTGCAAAACCAGCGGCGGTAACAAAAGTTACTGCAAAAAAATCTAGCGAAGCAAGCACTACTACAATCAAACCTGGTGCTTTGATTGCTGAGCTGCTCGGTACGTTCGTACTAGCTGGAGCTGTTATCAGCCTAGCCGCTAACGCCAATTTTGGTGTTGTCGGTATCTCGCTGATCTTGGCTATCTTGGTAGTTGTCTTTGGCGCAATTAGCGGCGCACATTTGAACCCAGCTATCACGATTGCGCAATATGTTAACCGAAAAATCGGTGGACTCAAAGCTCTCACCTATGTCGTATCGCAAGTCCTAGGCGCGATCCTAGCTCTCGCGATCTTAGCTGGTGTTTCCAGTGCCAACTGGGACTACAATGCAGCCGTTAAAACCGCTGTCGAGAATGCTGGTGTTTCTAGCTCCGCTATCGAAACAGCTGGTGGTATCGAAAAATGGTCTGAGACCTACGGTGGTATAGAGGCCGTAGCCGCACAGGTCGGTGTCGAAAACAAAGCACCGGAAACTTTCACTGTCTCAAAAATGGCCAGTGGTAAAGAATGGGTCGCATTCCTAACTGAGATCCTGGGTGCTCTCGTCTTTGGTCTCGGTGTTGGTTACGCAGTTTTTGGCAAGAGCAAAAGCCGCATCGAAGCCGGTCTAGCCGTTGGCTTAGGTCTACTAGCTGGTCTAGTGATTGGCGGTGCAACTGTTATCTTGAACCCAGCCGTAGCTGGTGCTATCGGTGGCTTCCACTGGGCCAACCCATTCGGCGCTGACGCTGGCGTTTTCTGGTGGCCAGTGCTGGTCTATATCGTAGGCACAACTGTCGGTATGACAGCAGGTGTAACAGCCTATCGTTTCCTAGCAAAAGATGCCGAACAGGCATAA
- the pheS gene encoding phenylalanine--tRNA ligase subunit alpha: MNIDEVRASLLERARERDNPRELLKDSQLKALYAEIPKLPNEQRGEFGRQINELKQALEAAIIERENAALDQTVEPIDVTAPFDINGTKPQLLPTENGTVHPLSREISNVIDIFTRMGFEAVESRQIDDDFHMFTSLNFPPGHPARDGYDTFRTEEGFIPPAHTSTMQNRILRAGRDKLESGGQIAAISYGRVFRNEDVDATHEHTFHQCEGVFVSSTASLSQMLGTLQAFFEAYYGQKLKTKTQPGYFPFTEPSLEFAIEKPASLGGSGKEWLEMLGCGMIHPNVLRAADIDPDNYRGFAWGGGLERLVMLKYGIEDLRHFESGKLAFLREFK; this comes from the coding sequence ATGAATATTGATGAGGTTAGGGCTAGTTTATTAGAGCGCGCTAGGGAGCGAGATAATCCGCGCGAGCTATTAAAAGATAGTCAGCTAAAAGCCCTCTATGCCGAGATTCCTAAACTACCAAACGAACAGCGTGGTGAGTTTGGACGACAGATCAACGAGCTAAAACAAGCTTTAGAGGCGGCAATTATCGAGCGTGAAAACGCCGCCCTAGACCAGACAGTTGAACCAATTGACGTCACGGCACCGTTTGATATTAATGGTACAAAACCGCAATTATTACCGACGGAAAACGGCACCGTTCATCCGCTGTCGCGCGAAATCTCGAATGTCATTGATATCTTTACCCGCATGGGATTTGAGGCGGTTGAGTCGCGCCAGATCGATGATGATTTTCATATGTTTACGAGCCTCAATTTTCCACCCGGACATCCGGCGCGCGATGGCTACGATACATTTCGTACCGAAGAGGGCTTTATTCCGCCGGCGCATACTTCGACCATGCAGAATCGCATTTTACGGGCTGGCCGCGACAAACTAGAGAGTGGCGGTCAAATCGCCGCGATTAGCTACGGCCGAGTGTTTCGCAACGAGGATGTCGATGCGACGCACGAGCATACGTTTCATCAATGCGAAGGTGTGTTTGTGTCGTCTACAGCTAGTTTGAGCCAGATGCTCGGGACGTTGCAGGCGTTCTTTGAGGCTTATTATGGTCAAAAGCTCAAAACCAAAACGCAGCCCGGCTATTTTCCATTCACCGAGCCGAGTTTGGAATTTGCAATTGAAAAACCAGCTAGTTTAGGCGGCAGCGGCAAAGAGTGGCTCGAGATGCTGGGTTGCGGTATGATTCACCCGAATGTTTTGCGTGCGGCCGATATCGATCCAGATAACTATCGTGGCTTTGCCTGGGGCGGCGGTCTGGAACGTTTAGTTATGTTGAAATATGGCATCGAGGACCTACGTCATTTTGAATCTGGTAAACTAGCTTTCCTGCGGGAGTTCAAATGA
- a CDS encoding NUDIX domain-containing protein, whose amino-acid sequence MTTERFRLKSAVYLIPMKGNQILLSLRQNTGWMDGNYSLVSGHVDGNETVEEALCREAKEEAAIDIEPKDLNFAHVMHRLKDDKGDEYIDFFFTCNDWRGEFVNAEPEKCGGLEWFDIDKLPDNIPDYVKYVIDNLDSNNHFSVQRSKS is encoded by the coding sequence ATGACGACAGAGAGATTCCGATTAAAGAGCGCTGTTTATTTGATTCCTATGAAAGGAAATCAGATTTTGTTGTCTCTGCGACAAAATACCGGTTGGATGGATGGAAATTACAGTCTAGTATCTGGTCATGTTGATGGCAACGAAACGGTTGAGGAAGCTCTTTGTCGTGAGGCCAAGGAAGAGGCGGCGATCGATATAGAACCAAAAGATCTCAATTTTGCGCATGTCATGCATAGGTTGAAAGATGACAAAGGCGATGAATATATCGACTTCTTCTTTACGTGCAACGATTGGCGTGGTGAGTTCGTCAATGCTGAACCGGAAAAATGTGGCGGGCTAGAGTGGTTCGATATCGATAAGCTGCCGGATAATATACCTGATTATGTAAAATACGTCATTGATAATCTCGACAGTAACAATCATTTTTCTGTGCAAAGGAGCAAATCGTGA